TATTCCCTTAGACCTTTTTAGACGTTTTTCCCTGAACTTGATCGAAGTTGTGACTTCATGATAGTTAGGGATTCGGTCATCAATTCATATTTTTAATATTAATTTAATTTATACTTAATATAAGTTAAAGCTATAAAATTCCTATTCGTTGTTCCTTGTCATTTATCGGGGGTAGTTGACTCCACAAACCGAGAGCGGTGGGAATCATCAAAATGAAGGATGGGCTAGTGTAGCCGCTTTTTCGTAGAATAAATCCACAGTCTGAAATTACGGTGATGGGTTGAGGGGGTGAGGGGAAGATGGGGTGAAATTTTTATTATGGGTGATTTGCCGGACATCATATTACTGGGTCAAGCCGTGTTCCAGTGCATAACGGACTAACTCTGTACGACTATTGGTTCCAGTTTTGCTAAACAAGCGACTGACATATTTCTCCACATTGCGGACACTGGTTTCCAGGCGGCGGGCAATTTCTTTATTCATCAGCCCTTGGGCAACCAAATCCAAAACACTTTGCTCTCGCGGCGTAAAGTCAATGCGGATGGGTGGGGGAGTTTGAGAAATATTACCCCGTTGAGCCAACATTTCCCGAATCGCAGTTAGCTCTTTTTCGATATTCCCTAAATCTGCCGTACCCGCTGTTTCCTGAGCCGTGGTAGCACGACGTTCCAGCAAATTCTCCACAATGGCGACTAATTCATCTGTATCAAATGGTTTAGACAAATAAGCATCACAACCTGCCTGATAGCCTTGAATCCGGTCTGTGGTCATGCCTCTAGCCGTGAGAAATATCACCGGCAGTGATTTGAAACGAGGGTCTTCTCGCAGTTTCTTAAGAAACTGATACCCATCGACTTGAGGCATCATAATATCCGTAATCACAAGATCCGGTGTTTTTTGTTGTAACATTTGCCATGCATCATTGGCATTACTGGCAACATCGACAGTAAACCCTCCCACCTCTTCTAAATAGGCGGGGACTGATTCCCGAATCCCCGGTTCGTCATCGACCAGTAACAGTTGTGCTGACATCTCTCACTTCCTTTGCCATTCTTTATCCCAATGTAATGGAAATTTATAATAACGGCGTAGAACTCACCAGTTCAACTCCAGCGTTGAGGGGGACACCCGGCTCAAATTATTACTCTAGTTGGGGTAGAAGTCTCTCTTCGTGCCTCTATTCCCGCCGTTTTTTGAGTTTTTCTTTCTTTGGAGAGAGTCAACTTTCTCCCTTACCCTCTTGAAAAGAGTTCCACACAAGCGGACACTAAGACTTGAGAGTCTATCGGCATTCCAGAGGTGTTTCGTGAAAAGAGTATTAGGTATCATTCTCGGAGGTGGCGCGGGCACCCGCCTTTATCCATTAACCAAATTGCGGGCTAAACCGGCTGTTCCTTTGGCGGGTAAGTACCGCCTGATTGACATTCCGGTCAGTAACTGCATCAACTCCGAGATCTATCAAATTTACGTTCTTACCCAATTTAACTCAGCGTCCTTGAATCGGCACATTACCCGTGCCTATAACTTTGCTGGCTTTACCGACGGATTTGTTGAAGTTCTAGCTGCCCAGCAAACTGCTGAAAATCCTAGCTGGTTTCAGGGCACAGCAGACGCGGTTCGTCAATATTTGTGGCTTCTAGAGGAGTGTGATGTTGATGAATATATCATTCTGTCTGGCGACCATCTCTATCGGATGGACTATCGCCATTTCGTGGAACACCACCGTGAAACGAAAGCTGATATCACCCTTTCTGTGGTGCCTATCGGTGAAAAACTGGCAACCAGTTTTGGTTTGATGAAAATTGATCACACCGGCAGGGTAATTGATTTCAGTGAAAAGCCCAAAGGGGATGCGCTGAAGCAAATGCAGGTGGATACGACGGTTTTAGGGTTGAAACCCGATGAGGCAAAGGAAAAACCCTATATTGCCTCGATGGGAATTTACGTCTTTAGTAAAGAGGCGTTGATTAAGTTGTTGCAAGCCAACCCCGAACAAACCGATTTCGGTAAAGAAATCATCCCCGGGGCATCAGGAGATCATAACGTTCAAGCCTACTTGTTCAACGACTACTGGGAAGACATTGGTACCATTGAAGCGTTCTATGAGGCTAATCTAGCGTTAACTCGCCAACCCCAGCCACCGTTTAGTTTCTACGACAAAGAGGCACCGATTTATACTCGCGCCCGTTATTTGCCTCCGACTAAACTTTTGGATAGTCATGTGACGCAATCGATTATTGGAGAAGGTTGTATTCTTAAAGATTGTCGTATCCATCACTCGGTATTGGGAGTTCGCTCTCGCATTGAAGCCGATTGTGTGATTGAAGACACTCTGATTATGGGATGTGACTTCTATGAACCCTTTGCCGAACGTCAATCCAACGTAGAGACGGGACGTGTACCCTTAGGGATTGGTGCAGGAACCACAGTTCGCCGTGCCATCATTGACAAAAATGCTCGCATTGGTCACGATGTTCAAATTGTCAACAAAGATCACGTTGAGGAAGCTGAACGGGAAAAACAAGGCTTTTTGATCCGCAATGGCATTGTCGTTGTCCTCAAAAATGCCGTAATTCCCGATGGAACGGTCATTTAGGTCTTGATTAATGACTAGGGAGATGAGGAAAAGAAAGTTTGAGTTTTGAGTTGACACAGATCTCGATCTGTGTCCTCCCTCATCTTTCGCAAGCGGCTGGAGACCCTGGCTTTTAGCGACGGGAGGAAAGCCGCGCCTCCGGTTACCGTTTACAGTTTTTACAGGGAATGTGATAGAATGTGAGGCATGACTCAACGCGCCTACCGATACCGCTTTTACCCAACGCCGGAACAAGAACAACTCTTGCGCCGCACGTTGGGTTGTGTTCGGTTGGTCTACAACTTGGCGTTGCACACCCGAACTGAAGGCTGGTATGAAAGGCAAGAGCGGATTGACTACAAACAGACATCCGCTATGCTGACAGATTGGAAAAAGCAAGAAGACAAGCAATTTCTTAATGAAGTGAGCTGTGTACCATTGCAGCAGGGATTGAGGAACTTGCAAAAAGCGTTTACCAATTTCTGGGCAGGTCGTGCTAAATACCCCAACTTCAAAAAGAAGCGGAATGGTGGTAGTGCTGAGTTTACTCGTTCTGCCTTTAAGTGGAAGGATGGGCAATTGTGGTTGGCAAAATGTTGTGAACCTCTGCCAATTCGCTGGAGTCGTACCCTTCCAGAAAACTGTGAACCCTCTACGGTTACAGTAAGGTTGGATGCTTCTGGGCGATGGTTTGTCTCTCTGTTGGTTGACGCTTCGGCTCCGCTCAGCGTCAACACCGAGCGGAGCCGAGGTGTTGAGGAGCATACTGTCAAACTGCTATCTCAACTTGATAAAGCGATTGGGATTGATGCAGGTATTACCTCCTTGATTGCAACCGCCAAGATTTCCTTCACAAGCTGACGACTCGATTGGTACGCGAAAATCAAACGATTGCTGTCGAAGATTTGGCGGTGAAGAGCATGATGAAAAACCATAAGTTGGCTCAAGCGATTGCTGATGCAAGCTGGAGTGAACTGGTTCGTCAGTTGGAATACAAGTGCCAGTGGTACGGTAGGACACTGGTTAAGATTGACCGATGGTTTCCCAGTTCTAAGCGTTGTGGACACTGTGGTCACATTGTTGATAAATTGCCGCTTGATGTCAGGGAATGGGATTGTCCAGAGTGTGGAACCCACCATGACCGAGACATTAATGCCGCAAATAATATTCTCGCCGCAGGGCTTGCGGTGATAGTCTGTGGAGCGAACATAAGACCTGATGGGCATAAGTCCAAGGGGCAGTTGCGAAAAACCTCTCTCGCTAGTCGAAGGGGAAAGAAGCAGAAACCTAAATCGTGAGGTTTAGGAATCCCTCGTCTCCGGCGAGGGAGGATGTCAACTCTCTTGTCTTCCGGAACAGGATACCGGGAAATCCACCCGAATCGCGAGGGGCTACCCCTTCAACGAAGTAAGGGGTAGGGGGAGAGCGGGAAGTGCAAGGGTTCGATACCCGTAGCACTTCCATTTGTACAGACGCTTCTTTCATCGCGTCTGTAACCCCCGTTGGTATAATGGTAGCCATGAAACAAGTGCTGACGATAGTCGTAAAGCTTCAACCTACGCCTGAACAAGCTGCCAAAATTGAGGCAACCCTTCAGGCGTTTGCTGATGCTTGCAACTATGTCAATCAACACACAGATCCAAAGCTGACTAACAAAATTGCGATTCAGTCTCTGACTTACCAAACCATCAAGAACGAGTTTAACCTCGTGGCCAACATGGCAGTCAGAGCTTGTGCGCGTGTAGCAGCTAACCGCAAGGTAGCTAAACACAAAGTAGCTAAACACAAAGGTAAGCCGGTTAAATGGTTTGCCCCAACCAGCATCGACTGTGACAAAGACTTGTTTCGGTTTCGCGAACATGATTGGACGGTAAGCCTTGCAACTACTCACGGTAGAGAGCGAGTTAAATTAAAAGTCGGCAACTACCAGAGAGGAAAACTCAAAGGGAGAAACCCGACTTCTGCTCAATTATGCAAACACCGTGATCGTCAGTTCTACTTGCACATCCAAATCAAAGATGATGCCCCAGACTCGCCAATTACCGACAAAGTAATTGGCATTGACTTAGGGCGGCGCGACATCGCCGTTACGTCTGAAGAGAAAAAATGGGACGGTTTGCATATCCAATCAGTTCGAGATAAGTTTTCTCAAGTTAGGGCATCTCTCCAGAAGAAAGCCCCGAAAGGCACGAGGACAACTCGGCGTAGATGCCGGGAAGTTTTGAAACGGCTGTCGGGGAGGGAGAGACGTTATCAACAATGGCTCAATCACAACATTTCCAAGTCAGTGGTCAAACGAGCGGTTGAGTTAAGTGCCTCAATTGCTATAGAAGATTTAACCGGGATTAGGGAAAGAACTAACCAGCAACCCAGAAACAAGACTGAACGCAGACGCTCTAATTCATGGGCGTTTTACCAATTGCGCCTGTTCATTGAGTACAAGTCCCTTGGCGCTGGTGTTCAGGTTATCCCTGTTTCCCCTGCCTATACCTCCCAAATGTGTCACAATTGCCTGCACATTCACCCTGTAAAAGGAAAGTCTTACCGTAGTGGCAAGATTTTCAAGTGCGAGCATTGTGGCTGGCATGGAGACGCTGATTTCAACGGAGCCAATAATATTGCACTTGTGGGGCTGTCTATAAACCAGCCTGGAGGCACGGGGTTATCGTGCAAGCTAAACCGAACTCCCAGATATGTTCAGCTTAGCTTGTTCGATGACTTCAGGGCTACTGAAAACCCAGACCTCAGCCGTTAGGCAGGTCTGGGTAGTTTATACTGGTTAGTCACCAGAAGCTAAGCTAAGCTAACGATTATTAGCTATCCACACTGAGTTAGGGTTATGCTTTATTAGGTTGAGGTAAGGCATGATGGGAAAAATGCCGCTGCTTCTCTATTTGAAGCGTCAGGTGTGGAAATTGCGATCGCGTGAGTGAGAAAGATCCGAACTTAAACCCATGCTGGGGTTTGTTACTCTAGCTTTGAGGTAGAGACCTATTAGCCCAGTTTATCGATTAAATCCTTGGAGTAGAGGAGAAACCCTTCATGGCTGCAACTGACTTTAAAGACTACTATGCCGTCCTAGGAGTGAGCAAGACGGCTAGTGCGGATGAAATTAAAAAGAGTTTTCGACGTCTGGCGCGGAAATACCATCCAGACATGAACCCGGGTGACAAACAAGCCGAGGCTCGATTTAAAGAAGTGAATGAAGCCTACGAAGTCTTGTCTGACCCCGAAAAACGCAAGAAATACGATCAGTTTGGTCAGTACTGGAAGCAAGCCGGAGTTGGTGGATATCCTGGAGGCGGGGGGGCTAATGTTGATTTCGGTAATTTTGATTTTGGTCAATACGGTAGTTTTGACGAGTTTATTAACGAACTTCTAGGGCGCTTTAATACAGCCGCTACAGGGACGCCAGGAGGGACGGGAAGTCGTCGAACCTACACCTATCGCTCTACTCCAGGCGGTGCCACGGGTGCTGGCTTTAATGACTTTAGCAGTGGCTTTGGTGGCTTTAATGATTTCGCTGGCTATGAAAGTGGCAAAGCAGCAGCAGGAGCAGGAGCTGATCGGGAAGCTACAATTACATTGAGCTGGTCTGACGCCTTCCGGGGTACGCAAAAACGGATTAATTTGGGCAGTGAAGTCATCGAAGTGCGGATTCCGCCCGGTGCTAAACCAGGAAGTCGGATTCGGGTTCGAGGTAAGGGTCAAGTTAGCCCATACAACCAGCAACGGGGTGATTTGTACTTAATTGTAGACCTGAAACCTCATGCCTTTTTCCAGTTCGAGGGTGATAACCTCTTGTGTGAAGTGCCAGTGATGCCCGATGAGGCAGTCTTGGGTGCTACGATTGAGGTGCCGACTCCGGATGGTAAAGTGAGTGTCAATGTGCCAGCCGGGATTCGCTCAGGTCAATCATTACGGTTGCGCGGTAAAGGCTGGACTCAACCGAAAGGTGGACGCGGTGATCAACTGGTGCGGATTGTCATTGCTACACCAAAAGATATCACGTCAGTTGAGCGGGAGTACTATGAAAAAATCCGGGCAAGCCGTCATTTCGATCCCCGCAGCTATTTGTCTCAGGTACGTCTTTAGATCGGTGTGGGGGGGAAGGTGTAAGGTTTGACCTGCTACAAGCCCTTCGCTCCGCTTATCGGGCATAGCGCGTGAGTTTTCTTCCTGGACTTCGCCCCGCTTCGCTAACGTGAACATCTCCCCCATCTCTGGATTTTTCCCAGACAAGGGTAACTGTTTAGACAGATATGATATAATAAAGAGTTTTAGGGTACGCAAATTTAGGGTGCATCCCTTTGGGGTTTGGTAAAGATAAATAAACTTAACCGGATAGTAAATCAAAATACGTAACGGATTTATAACGTTTTTTAAACTTATTCATGGATTCCGTCACAGTAATGGAAATTTGTATTAGCTTATGATTAGATAGCCCAAAAACTGTATGGATTGTCATATCATGTCTAATTGAACCTGTGAATGAGAAACGGACGCAGGAATCTGGAGAGACGGAAACAAGCCGTGTTTTTTTATTGGCAAAGTTTGACATGATATAATCACCAAGTTCAGTGCGTCTGGGAAAAAGAAAAAGTAGAGATAAATGGCGAGCGATAACCAGGTAAGAAAAATCGCTGCGCTTTAGCTTCTCTGAAGACAGGGGAAAAGGGTTTCGGAGCTAGTCTGGAATTTGACAGGAGTGAAGGAGGCTAACTCTTGTCTGAATCTCCCGTCAAAGTTAAATATTTTTTACAGCCATTCCTCTAAAGGTGAAAAAATAAATAATAATTTGAGGGTTATGATCGAGACAATGCCTCAATTGATCATCGAATTGGCATGAGTCAACTTATGAAAAGATTCGATTTAAAAAAGTCCCAATGGATGAACATTGCGAAAAAGAATTATCAGCCTGGAAAATTAACATGGACAGGCAGTAGTCCGGATCAACTAAAATGGATGCGGATATTGTATGAGACACTTCCCTGCATTTATTTCACCCTTAATTTTGATGGGGTGATTTTGGATGTAAGTCAGTTTGGTGCAGCCTATTTGGGGTATGATTTTTGGGAGTTAGTCCAAAAGCCAATTCATCGGCTTTTTGATCCAGAAAGCCAATGCCGATATCAAGCCCTATTGACTCATCTAAGCCAGAATCCGACTGAAATTCATCGCTGGGAAACTCGATTAATTGCTAAAGATGGCAGGATGATTTGGCTTAAGGCAAAAACCCGTTTGCTGCCGATAACCGCCTCGAATTCGGTGATCAGTCTCGTTTGTGAAGAGATGACAGAGGCTAAGTCACCAGCGTCGCTCCCAACTCCCGATCGCAATCATGATGAAGCTGTTTTAATCACCAATGACAACGGTGATTTTACCTATATTTGTCCTAATATAACCTCTATTTTTGGTTATTCTTTGTCGGAAGTCCGCGCTCTGGGTAATATTACTCACCTGCTGGGCAACTTACCCTGGAATTGGCAAGCTTTAGCTGTCGCGGGAAATGTTCGTAATGTTGAAGTAGAAATTACCGATAAGACAGGCAAACCCCGTACTGTATTGGTTAATGTTAAGCCAGTTTCTATCCAGGGAGGAACAATACTTTATCGCTTGCGTGATAGCACGAATCGCCAGTTCGTTGCAGACATATCGCAACCAAAAGCTGATCGGTTAACGCCTAGCATACCCGATCCAACTCCGGAACAACTGAGTGAGAACCCATACACCCAAGACATTCTGCAAGAGAGTGAAGCCCGATTCCGCACGATGGCAGATAATGCCCCTGTGCTGTTATGGATGTCCGGTACAGATGGGTTATGTACGTTTTTTAATCAGGGCTGGTTGCGGTTTACTGGACGCACTCTGGAACAAGAACTGGGTAATGGTTGGGCTGAGGGGGTACATTCTGACGACTTATCATCTTGTTTAGAGACGTATCAGCAGGCGTTTAATGCTCGTCAAGCTTTTTGTATGGAATATCGCTTGCGACGAGCAGATCAAGAATATCGCTGGATTTTAGATACAGGAACGCCTCGATTTACTCCTAGTGGTCAGTTTTTAGGGTATATCGGATCGTGCATCGATATTACCGATCGCAAGCAAACCGAAACAGCCGTGCAACAGCAATATCTGCGGGAGCGGTTAATTGGGGCGATCGCGCAACGGATTCACTATTCCTTAGACTTAGACGAGATTCTCAACACCACCGTCGCCGAAGTGCGGCAAATTTTGGCGTGCGATCGCGTGCTAGTCTTTCGCCTCTATGGAGATGGGAGTGGTGTCGTGGAAGTCGAATCCGTTGACGTGAACTGGAAACCGATTTCCGGAACCGTGATCAACGATCGCTACTTTGCCGAAGACTATATCCACCTTTACCAAAAAGGGCGCGTCCAATCTGTTGAAGATATTTATAACGCTGGGTTAACCGACTGTCATATTGAATTATTAGCTCAATTCCAAGTTAGAGCCAACCTGGTTATCCCCATTGTCCATGAGGAACGCTTGTGGGGATTACTTGTGGCTCAACAGTGCCAAACCCCGCGAAAATGGCAACCGTGGGAAATTGAGTTGCTGCAAAATCTTTCCACTCATACAGCAGTTGCCATTCAACAATCGGAACTCTATCAGCAAGCCCAAACTGAAATCCACCAACGCCAGCAAGCAGAAGCCACGTTGCGACAACAGGTTCAGCGAGAGCAGTTAATCGGCGCAATTACTCAACGCATCCGTCAATCGCTGAACTTAGAGGACATTCTCGAACGCACCGTGGCGGAGGTGCGACAAGTTCTGCAAACCGATCGGGTGATTATTTTACGCTTCAATCCCGACTGGAGTGGTGAGGTGGTTGTCGAATCCGTCGATCCGCGCTGGTGTTCGATTTTAGGTAACCGCATCTATGACCCCTGTTTTGAGAAAACCTACCTCTCACTCTACCAACAAGGTCGAGTCAG
The window above is part of the Coleofasciculus chthonoplastes PCC 7420 genome. Proteins encoded here:
- a CDS encoding response regulator transcription factor codes for the protein MSAQLLLVDDEPGIRESVPAYLEEVGGFTVDVASNANDAWQMLQQKTPDLVITDIMMPQVDGYQFLKKLREDPRFKSLPVIFLTARGMTTDRIQGYQAGCDAYLSKPFDTDELVAIVENLLERRATTAQETAGTADLGNIEKELTAIREMLAQRGNISQTPPPIRIDFTPREQSVLDLVAQGLMNKEIARRLETSVRNVEKYVSRLFSKTGTNSRTELVRYALEHGLTQ
- a CDS encoding glucose-1-phosphate adenylyltransferase; this encodes MKRVLGIILGGGAGTRLYPLTKLRAKPAVPLAGKYRLIDIPVSNCINSEIYQIYVLTQFNSASLNRHITRAYNFAGFTDGFVEVLAAQQTAENPSWFQGTADAVRQYLWLLEECDVDEYIILSGDHLYRMDYRHFVEHHRETKADITLSVVPIGEKLATSFGLMKIDHTGRVIDFSEKPKGDALKQMQVDTTVLGLKPDEAKEKPYIASMGIYVFSKEALIKLLQANPEQTDFGKEIIPGASGDHNVQAYLFNDYWEDIGTIEAFYEANLALTRQPQPPFSFYDKEAPIYTRARYLPPTKLLDSHVTQSIIGEGCILKDCRIHHSVLGVRSRIEADCVIEDTLIMGCDFYEPFAERQSNVETGRVPLGIGAGTTVRRAIIDKNARIGHDVQIVNKDHVEEAEREKQGFLIRNGIVVVLKNAVIPDGTVI
- a CDS encoding RNA-guided endonuclease InsQ/TnpB family protein encodes the protein MKQVLTIVVKLQPTPEQAAKIEATLQAFADACNYVNQHTDPKLTNKIAIQSLTYQTIKNEFNLVANMAVRACARVAANRKVAKHKVAKHKGKPVKWFAPTSIDCDKDLFRFREHDWTVSLATTHGRERVKLKVGNYQRGKLKGRNPTSAQLCKHRDRQFYLHIQIKDDAPDSPITDKVIGIDLGRRDIAVTSEEKKWDGLHIQSVRDKFSQVRASLQKKAPKGTRTTRRRCREVLKRLSGRERRYQQWLNHNISKSVVKRAVELSASIAIEDLTGIRERTNQQPRNKTERRRSNSWAFYQLRLFIEYKSLGAGVQVIPVSPAYTSQMCHNCLHIHPVKGKSYRSGKIFKCEHCGWHGDADFNGANNIALVGLSINQPGGTGLSCKLNRTPRYVQLSLFDDFRATENPDLSR
- a CDS encoding DnaJ C-terminal domain-containing protein — protein: MAATDFKDYYAVLGVSKTASADEIKKSFRRLARKYHPDMNPGDKQAEARFKEVNEAYEVLSDPEKRKKYDQFGQYWKQAGVGGYPGGGGANVDFGNFDFGQYGSFDEFINELLGRFNTAATGTPGGTGSRRTYTYRSTPGGATGAGFNDFSSGFGGFNDFAGYESGKAAAGAGADREATITLSWSDAFRGTQKRINLGSEVIEVRIPPGAKPGSRIRVRGKGQVSPYNQQRGDLYLIVDLKPHAFFQFEGDNLLCEVPVMPDEAVLGATIEVPTPDGKVSVNVPAGIRSGQSLRLRGKGWTQPKGGRGDQLVRIVIATPKDITSVEREYYEKIRASRHFDPRSYLSQVRL